Proteins encoded together in one Planctomyces sp. SH-PL14 window:
- a CDS encoding excinuclease ABC subunit UvrA — protein MSRTFVELTPQNFSFNSPLGWCPACQGLGTERGTNQAALISNPNLSLLEGAVSIWPDPRLTPGFRRILEALAIAFDIPLDRPWYQIDPRHQRVILYGGGDRWIDVPAGPKGEGGAAVRIQYKGLYPTIEEASRVSYAHRQRFLDLVGEKPCSVCNGDRMRDDAASVRLNEETLPQLCRLPLGEALTFLKSLKLTKEQKKVAGDLLDEAIHRLSFLVDVGLDYLTMDRSMPTLSGGESQRIRLAGQIGRALTGVLYVLDEPTIGLHPRDNGRLISALHRLRDLGNTVVLVEHDREVLESADRLYDFGPGAGRHGGMVVAEGAPKELEKQPEKSLTGAYLSGAKGIPIPRTRRLVRLAPETDSTPKKKRGKKAATLFEEEAKDSAPPAAAARPSTPPALYDAPPGGSWLELLGARQHNLRGVDLYLPLGTFAAITGLSGSGKSSLVMETLGRAIARHLHRVGEAPGAYDELRGIEKVNKVIVVDQSPLGSTPASNPATYTGVWDPIRELFARLPEAKVRGFKPGRFSFNRPGGRCEECEGMGQKKIEMHFLPDVWVECTTCKGQRFNVETLAVQYRSKSIADVLNMSIGEALEVFGNIPKIRAPLATLAAIGLDYLTLGQSAATLSGGEAQRVKLAAELCRPHNGQTLYLLDEPTTGLHFADIAKLLKVLNSLVEQGNTVAVIEHNLDVIKTADWVVDMGPEAGVGGGWIVAQGTPEEVVAHAALARPGANGTRRKETGESPLMRSWTGELLAPVMEAGERADVEFFDADEAAKKRAGDIDISKVGKDSAAPWQSDGRRWHTRDRISHSGKPPKWEGEALEHVIDLLAEHETLAEPNWNHRSIVELMAKEKSGGWFLHAQTGDEWLLVLKFRVKKDSFREEDLARRLSLKSLDDLDELPVYGRGDRVRVKNLKGPWQEVTITVHWLREIETPAFADFLQKAVKAFLPQAQVAVVDPTSLMPWTVLGKKWHLSRKGFPSNKRVEWEAETLESLFGVLSEAAPDAEVDWTGKTTVTYRLKGSSKPWAEVVTKRRSGIDLTLYGAAGRYAMGRISGLGAEREIAAARDGRQTIGIRIADADEVASRTFQDFVKEHADGERP, from the coding sequence ATGTCGCGCACGTTTGTCGAACTGACACCCCAGAATTTCTCCTTCAACAGCCCGCTGGGATGGTGCCCCGCCTGCCAGGGCCTCGGCACGGAACGAGGCACAAACCAGGCCGCCCTCATCAGCAACCCGAACCTCTCCCTCCTCGAGGGGGCAGTCTCGATCTGGCCCGATCCCCGCCTGACCCCCGGCTTCCGGCGAATCCTCGAAGCCCTGGCGATCGCCTTCGACATCCCCCTTGATCGCCCGTGGTACCAGATCGATCCCCGACACCAGCGGGTCATCCTCTACGGCGGCGGCGACCGGTGGATCGACGTCCCGGCCGGCCCCAAAGGTGAAGGGGGAGCCGCGGTCCGCATCCAGTACAAGGGCCTCTACCCGACGATCGAAGAGGCCTCGCGCGTCTCCTACGCCCACCGCCAACGGTTCCTCGACCTCGTCGGCGAGAAGCCTTGCTCGGTCTGCAACGGGGACCGGATGCGGGACGACGCCGCGTCCGTTCGGCTCAACGAAGAAACGCTCCCGCAACTCTGCCGACTCCCCCTCGGCGAGGCCCTGACGTTCCTCAAGTCGCTCAAACTGACGAAGGAACAGAAGAAGGTCGCCGGAGACCTCCTCGACGAGGCAATCCACCGGCTGTCGTTCCTGGTCGACGTAGGACTCGACTACCTGACGATGGACCGGTCGATGCCGACCCTCAGCGGCGGCGAGAGCCAGCGGATCCGGCTGGCGGGCCAGATCGGACGAGCCCTGACCGGCGTCCTCTACGTCCTCGACGAACCGACGATCGGCCTCCATCCGCGGGACAACGGCCGGCTGATCTCGGCCCTGCACCGTCTGCGGGATCTCGGCAATACCGTCGTCCTCGTCGAACACGACCGGGAAGTCCTGGAGTCGGCGGACCGGCTGTACGACTTCGGCCCCGGCGCGGGTCGGCACGGCGGAATGGTCGTCGCAGAGGGGGCGCCGAAGGAACTGGAGAAGCAGCCCGAGAAATCGCTCACGGGAGCCTATCTGAGCGGCGCCAAAGGGATCCCGATTCCCCGGACGCGGCGGCTCGTTCGGCTGGCGCCGGAGACGGACTCCACTCCCAAGAAGAAGCGAGGAAAGAAGGCCGCGACGCTGTTCGAAGAGGAAGCGAAGGACTCCGCACCGCCGGCCGCCGCCGCTCGCCCGTCGACTCCCCCCGCGCTCTACGACGCCCCGCCGGGTGGTTCGTGGCTGGAACTCCTGGGGGCCCGGCAGCACAACCTGCGTGGCGTCGACCTTTATCTTCCGCTCGGAACGTTCGCCGCCATCACCGGCCTTTCGGGCTCGGGCAAGAGCTCGCTCGTGATGGAGACGCTCGGTCGAGCGATCGCCCGCCACCTGCACCGCGTCGGCGAAGCTCCCGGCGCGTATGACGAGTTGCGGGGGATCGAGAAGGTCAACAAGGTCATCGTCGTTGACCAGTCCCCGCTCGGCAGCACCCCCGCGTCGAACCCTGCCACCTACACCGGCGTCTGGGATCCGATCCGTGAGCTGTTCGCCCGGCTCCCTGAGGCCAAGGTGCGTGGATTCAAGCCGGGCCGGTTCAGCTTCAACCGCCCCGGCGGGCGGTGCGAAGAGTGCGAGGGGATGGGACAGAAGAAGATCGAGATGCACTTCCTTCCCGACGTCTGGGTGGAGTGCACGACCTGCAAGGGGCAGCGGTTCAACGTCGAAACGCTCGCCGTCCAGTATCGGTCGAAGTCGATCGCCGATGTTCTGAACATGTCGATCGGCGAGGCCCTCGAAGTCTTCGGCAACATCCCCAAGATCCGTGCCCCGCTGGCGACGCTGGCGGCGATCGGCCTTGACTATCTGACGCTCGGACAATCCGCCGCGACCCTCAGCGGCGGCGAGGCGCAGCGGGTCAAACTGGCGGCGGAGCTCTGCCGCCCCCACAACGGTCAGACGCTCTACCTCCTGGACGAACCGACAACCGGGCTGCACTTCGCCGACATCGCCAAGCTGCTCAAAGTCCTCAATAGTCTCGTCGAGCAGGGGAACACGGTCGCGGTCATCGAGCACAACCTCGACGTCATCAAGACGGCCGACTGGGTCGTCGACATGGGCCCGGAGGCGGGAGTGGGCGGCGGCTGGATCGTGGCACAGGGGACGCCCGAAGAGGTGGTCGCCCACGCCGCCCTGGCGCGGCCCGGCGCCAACGGCACCCGACGGAAAGAAACGGGCGAGTCCCCGCTGATGCGGTCCTGGACCGGGGAGTTACTCGCGCCCGTGATGGAGGCGGGGGAGCGGGCGGACGTTGAGTTCTTCGACGCCGACGAGGCGGCCAAGAAGCGGGCGGGGGACATCGACATCAGCAAGGTGGGGAAGGACTCCGCCGCGCCGTGGCAGTCGGACGGCCGCCGCTGGCACACGCGGGACCGGATCAGCCACAGCGGAAAGCCGCCGAAGTGGGAGGGGGAGGCGCTGGAGCACGTTATCGACCTGCTGGCGGAGCACGAGACGCTGGCCGAGCCGAACTGGAACCACCGCAGCATTGTCGAGCTGATGGCGAAGGAGAAATCGGGTGGCTGGTTCCTGCATGCCCAGACCGGCGACGAATGGCTCCTCGTCCTCAAGTTCCGCGTGAAGAAGGACTCGTTCCGCGAGGAAGACCTTGCCCGCCGGTTGTCTCTCAAGTCGCTCGACGATCTCGACGAGCTGCCGGTCTACGGCCGCGGCGACCGCGTGCGGGTGAAGAACCTTAAGGGGCCGTGGCAGGAAGTGACGATCACCGTCCACTGGCTGCGGGAGATCGAGACTCCGGCGTTTGCGGATTTCCTTCAGAAGGCGGTCAAGGCGTTCCTGCCGCAGGCCCAAGTGGCGGTCGTAGATCCGACGTCGCTGATGCCCTGGACCGTCCTGGGGAAGAAGTGGCACCTCTCGCGTAAGGGGTTTCCGAGCAACAAGCGGGTCGAATGGGAGGCGGAGACGCTGGAGTCTCTGTTCGGAGTCCTGTCGGAAGCGGCCCCGGACGCCGAGGTCGACTGGACTGGCAAGACCACCGTCACGTACCGCCTCAAAGGCTCGTCGAAGCCGTGGGCCGAAGTGGTCACGAAACGCCGTAGCGGGATCGACCTGACGCTGTACGGAGCGGCGGGGCGGTATGCGATGGGGCGGATCAGCGGGCTGGGAGCGGAGCGGGAGATCGCTGCCGCCCGGGACGGCCGGCAGACGATCGGGATTCGGATCGCCGATGCGGATGAAGTCGCGTCGCGTACGTTCCAGGACTTCGTGAAGGAGCATGCCGACGGAGAGCGGCCATAG
- the trpB gene encoding tryptophan synthase subunit beta, translated as MAVATMNVPDQQGRFGEFGRRFVPETLMRALEELTAEYARAQKDPAFQQQLDHLLKTYVGRPSPLYFAERLTEMAGGARIYLKREDLNHTGAHKINNTMGQVLLTLRMGKKRVIAETGAGQHGVATATACARFGLPCVVYMGEEDVRRQRLNVFIMRTMGAEVRPVTTGSRTLRDAINEAMRDWMASVDSTHYILGSVVGPHPFPQIVRDFQAVIGREARAQSLETFGKLPDEVIACVGGGSNSAGMFYPFVDDTGVALTGVEAGGRGPAPGDHASTLSYGVKGILHGTYSYVLQDQDGQTSDVHSVSAGLDYPGVGPEHAYWKDTGRVQYTNILDQEALDTYRLVAKTEGILPAIESSHALAQAIKAAKKRPKDQNIVVCLSGRGDKDVNEVARLTGQEI; from the coding sequence ATGGCTGTTGCGACGATGAATGTGCCAGACCAGCAAGGGCGGTTCGGCGAGTTCGGCCGGCGGTTCGTCCCCGAGACCCTCATGCGGGCCCTCGAGGAGCTGACCGCCGAGTACGCCCGGGCCCAGAAAGATCCGGCGTTCCAGCAGCAGCTCGACCATCTCCTCAAGACCTACGTCGGCCGGCCGAGCCCGCTCTACTTCGCGGAACGCCTCACCGAAATGGCGGGCGGGGCGCGGATCTACCTCAAGCGGGAAGACCTCAACCACACCGGCGCCCACAAGATCAACAACACGATGGGGCAGGTCCTCCTGACCCTCCGGATGGGGAAGAAGCGGGTCATTGCCGAGACCGGCGCCGGCCAGCACGGCGTAGCGACCGCGACCGCCTGTGCCCGCTTCGGCCTCCCCTGCGTCGTCTATATGGGCGAAGAAGACGTCCGCCGTCAGCGGCTGAACGTCTTCATCATGCGGACGATGGGAGCCGAGGTCCGTCCCGTGACGACCGGCTCCCGGACGCTCCGCGACGCGATCAACGAGGCGATGCGGGACTGGATGGCGAGCGTAGATTCGACGCACTACATCCTCGGCTCGGTCGTCGGCCCGCATCCGTTCCCGCAGATCGTCCGCGACTTCCAGGCGGTCATCGGCCGTGAAGCCCGGGCGCAGAGTCTGGAGACCTTCGGGAAGCTGCCAGATGAAGTGATTGCCTGTGTCGGCGGCGGCTCGAACAGCGCCGGGATGTTCTATCCCTTCGTCGATGATACGGGCGTGGCCCTCACGGGAGTCGAAGCGGGCGGCCGCGGTCCGGCCCCTGGTGACCACGCCAGCACGCTCTCGTACGGGGTCAAGGGGATCCTGCACGGGACCTACAGCTACGTCCTTCAGGATCAGGACGGCCAGACGAGCGACGTTCACTCCGTGTCGGCGGGGCTCGATTACCCCGGCGTCGGTCCGGAGCACGCGTACTGGAAGGACACCGGCCGCGTGCAGTACACGAACATCCTCGACCAGGAAGCCCTCGACACCTACCGCCTCGTGGCGAAGACCGAGGGGATCCTTCCGGCAATCGAGTCCTCGCACGCCCTCGCTCAGGCGATCAAGGCGGCCAAGAAGCGGCCCAAGGATCAGAACATCGTCGTCTGCCTCTCCGGTCGCGGCGACAAGGACGTGAACGAAGTCGCCCGGCTGACTGGGCAGGAGATTTAA
- the trpA gene encoding tryptophan synthase subunit alpha yields the protein MSRIAQTFAPLRSARKMAFMPFITAADPDMETTGDLIRSLAEQGVDLIEVGFPYSDPIADGPVIQASYTRALNKKATVRQIFDGIKALDTAKLPPLVAMLSYAIIFRHGPKTFVQEAKAAGFSGFIIPDLPGDEAAEMFATVQEAGLDLIQLVAPTTPPERVREIVKNCSGFVYCIAVAGTTGVREQVADQLLKQLQWLRTETDLPLAVGFGIGKPEHIDPLRQKADGVIVGSAVVQNVQDLADGKATKGEAISRIATLAKAMATKAHEAH from the coding sequence GTGTCACGCATCGCTCAAACCTTCGCTCCGCTTCGTTCCGCCCGCAAGATGGCGTTCATGCCGTTCATCACGGCGGCCGATCCCGACATGGAGACGACCGGCGACCTGATCCGCTCGCTCGCCGAACAGGGGGTCGACCTGATCGAAGTCGGGTTCCCGTACAGCGACCCGATCGCGGACGGCCCGGTGATCCAGGCCTCCTATACGCGGGCGCTGAACAAGAAGGCGACCGTCCGGCAGATCTTCGACGGGATCAAGGCCCTCGATACCGCCAAGCTCCCGCCGCTCGTGGCGATGCTCTCCTACGCGATCATCTTCCGGCACGGGCCGAAGACTTTCGTGCAGGAGGCCAAGGCGGCGGGCTTCTCCGGGTTCATCATTCCCGACCTCCCGGGGGACGAGGCGGCCGAGATGTTCGCGACGGTGCAGGAGGCGGGGCTGGATCTGATCCAGCTCGTGGCCCCGACGACGCCGCCGGAACGGGTCCGGGAGATCGTCAAGAACTGCAGCGGGTTCGTGTACTGCATCGCCGTCGCGGGGACGACGGGCGTGAGGGAGCAGGTGGCGGACCAGCTCCTGAAGCAGCTTCAGTGGCTGAGGACCGAGACCGACCTGCCGCTGGCGGTCGGCTTCGGGATCGGGAAGCCAGAGCACATCGATCCGCTGCGGCAGAAGGCGGACGGGGTGATCGTCGGGTCGGCGGTCGTTCAGAACGTGCAGGACCTCGCCGACGGGAAGGCGACGAAGGGCGAGGCGATCTCCCGCATCGCGACCCTCGCCAAGGCGATGGCGACGAAAGCTCACGAGGCGCACTGA
- a CDS encoding prephenate dehydrogenase, translating to MFSTLVVAGLGLIGGSVAAAAKARGVAERVIGFGRSAARMQGAVDAGLVDEVVDAVVRLPAADLVVVATPVDRIADDVRRIAEVMPDSCLLTDGGSVKEAICRSLREAPPQKGMFVGAHPLAGSERSGWEHADANLFEDKLAVVTPDERTTDDALMTVEGFWKRLGMRVVRMSAADHDRVLALTSHLPHLTAAALAAQLPEDLQKYAARGFRDTTRVAAGDADLWTAIVRLNAVPIADRIDELVSTLANYSTSIRGGDFERVRELLFEGQQSRTRLNEN from the coding sequence ATGTTTTCCACCCTCGTCGTGGCGGGGCTGGGGCTGATCGGAGGGTCGGTGGCGGCGGCGGCGAAGGCCCGCGGGGTGGCGGAGCGGGTCATCGGATTCGGGCGCAGCGCCGCCCGGATGCAGGGGGCGGTCGATGCGGGGCTCGTGGACGAGGTTGTCGATGCCGTTGTGCGGCTGCCGGCGGCTGATCTCGTGGTGGTCGCTACGCCGGTCGATCGGATTGCGGACGATGTCCGGCGGATTGCCGAGGTGATGCCGGACTCGTGCCTGCTGACCGATGGCGGCAGCGTGAAGGAGGCGATCTGCCGGAGTCTGCGGGAGGCTCCGCCGCAGAAGGGGATGTTCGTGGGGGCCCATCCGCTCGCCGGCTCGGAGCGGAGCGGGTGGGAGCATGCGGACGCGAACCTGTTTGAGGACAAGCTGGCGGTGGTGACGCCGGACGAGCGGACGACCGACGACGCGTTGATGACGGTCGAAGGGTTCTGGAAGCGGTTGGGGATGCGGGTGGTGCGGATGTCGGCCGCGGATCATGACCGTGTACTGGCGCTGACGAGTCATCTGCCGCATCTGACGGCGGCGGCGCTGGCGGCGCAGCTTCCGGAGGACCTGCAGAAGTATGCCGCGCGGGGATTCCGTGACACGACGCGGGTGGCGGCGGGTGATGCCGACTTGTGGACGGCGATTGTTCGCCTGAATGCGGTTCCGATTGCGGATCGGATCGACGAGTTGGTGTCGACGCTGGCGAACTATTCGACGTCGATCCGGGGCGGCGATTTTGAGCGTGTGCGGGAGCTGCTGTTCGAGGGCCAGCAGTCGCGGACACGGCTGAACGAGAATTGA
- a CDS encoding NAD(P)/FAD-dependent oxidoreductase, whose amino-acid sequence MVTSALDFDFDVVVIGGGPAGATTSTLIAQQGHRVGLFERETFPRFHIGESLIPQTYFTLQRLKMIPKMKVSHFIKKYSVQFVTQHGKLSEPFYFVDHRPQDSSQTWQVRRSEFDHLMLKNAAEQGVTVHEGARVNDIVFDGTRATGIKVTLAGETEPREVRAKVVVDASGQQSMLIGKLGLRDWDPVLKKAALWTYWKGAHRDQGRDEGATIVLQTKDKKGWFWYIPLHDDIVSVGVVAGQDYLFKDRGTTDFETIYFQEVDRCPGLQPRLAKAERCDIFRAQKEYSYRSRQAGGDGWVVVGDAFGFLDPLYSSGVLMALKSGEMAADAINEGLAKGDTSEAQLNRWHKPFADGMDRMKRLVLEFYDGFSFGRFVRKHPDMKDLVTDVLIGDVFKDDVDQLWPLMDELRAELAAAKAAQAAQPTPM is encoded by the coding sequence ATGGTGACTTCAGCTCTCGACTTCGACTTCGACGTCGTCGTGATCGGCGGGGGGCCGGCCGGCGCCACAACGTCCACGCTGATCGCCCAGCAGGGGCATCGCGTCGGACTGTTCGAGCGGGAGACGTTTCCCCGGTTCCATATCGGCGAGTCGCTGATTCCGCAGACGTACTTCACGCTGCAGCGTCTCAAGATGATCCCCAAGATGAAGGTCAGCCACTTCATCAAGAAGTACAGCGTCCAGTTCGTCACCCAGCACGGGAAGCTGTCGGAGCCGTTCTACTTCGTCGACCACCGTCCGCAGGACTCGTCGCAGACGTGGCAGGTCCGCCGCTCCGAGTTCGACCACCTGATGCTCAAGAACGCCGCCGAGCAGGGGGTGACGGTTCACGAAGGGGCGCGGGTCAACGACATCGTTTTCGACGGAACCCGGGCGACGGGGATCAAGGTGACCCTGGCTGGAGAAACCGAGCCGCGCGAGGTGCGGGCCAAGGTGGTGGTGGACGCCAGCGGGCAGCAGTCGATGCTGATCGGCAAGCTCGGTTTGCGGGACTGGGACCCGGTCCTCAAGAAGGCAGCCCTCTGGACGTACTGGAAGGGAGCCCACCGCGACCAGGGTCGGGACGAGGGGGCGACGATCGTCCTCCAGACCAAGGATAAGAAGGGGTGGTTCTGGTACATCCCGCTGCACGACGACATTGTCAGCGTGGGGGTCGTGGCCGGACAGGACTACCTGTTCAAGGATCGCGGGACGACCGATTTCGAGACGATCTATTTCCAGGAAGTCGACCGTTGCCCCGGGCTCCAGCCCCGGCTCGCCAAGGCGGAGCGATGCGACATCTTCCGTGCTCAGAAGGAATACTCGTACCGCAGCCGGCAGGCTGGGGGCGACGGGTGGGTTGTGGTGGGGGACGCCTTCGGATTCCTCGATCCGCTCTATTCGTCGGGCGTCCTGATGGCGCTCAAGTCGGGCGAGATGGCGGCGGATGCCATCAATGAGGGGCTGGCGAAGGGGGACACGTCGGAGGCTCAGCTCAACCGGTGGCACAAGCCCTTCGCGGACGGGATGGACCGGATGAAGCGGCTGGTGCTCGAGTTTTATGACGGGTTCAGCTTCGGCCGGTTTGTTCGGAAGCATCCGGACATGAAGGATCTGGTGACGGACGTTCTGATCGGGGACGTGTTCAAGGACGATGTGGACCAGTTGTGGCCGCTGATGGATGAGTTGCGGGCGGAGCTGGCCGCGGCGAAGGCTGCGCAGGCGGCTCAGCCCACGCCGATGTAG
- the asnS gene encoding asparagine--tRNA ligase, with translation MSALDRPRIAKLLKDGQPGAAVDVSGWVRTRRDSKQAFSFIELNDGSCMANLQVVVDANVPGYAEAIKQVTTGASIRVTGELTASPGAKQRVELQAKTLTVLGTADAVKYPLQKKGHSFEFLREIAHLRARTNTFGAIARVRNCVCDSIHRFFQSRGFLYVHTPIITTSDCEGAGEMFQVTTLGVGRGTRDEGLGKETSGPVTAAGAATPSLDPRPSSLDPYANDFFGKKASLTVSGQLEGETFACAVGPVYTFGPTFRAENSNTTRHLAEFWMIEPEMPFYELPDNMQLAEEFIKTIVRDVLERCPEDMAFFNERIDKNVLATLNHILEKDFRRVSYTEAIEIVTQADRKWEYPVKWGDNMQAEHERFLTEEHFKQPIIVYDYPRTLKPFYMKCNADGKTVRAMDVLVPGVGEIIGGSQREEQLDVLLQRMEECDLNPEEYWWYVDLRRYGTVPHSGFGLGLERILLLVTGMQNIRDVIPYPRFPKSAEF, from the coding sequence ATGTCAGCACTCGATCGTCCGCGCATCGCGAAACTCCTCAAGGACGGGCAGCCGGGAGCGGCGGTGGACGTTTCGGGCTGGGTCCGGACCCGCCGCGATTCCAAGCAGGCGTTCTCGTTCATCGAGCTCAACGACGGCTCCTGCATGGCGAACCTGCAGGTCGTCGTCGACGCGAACGTCCCGGGTTATGCCGAGGCGATCAAGCAGGTGACGACCGGGGCCAGCATCCGCGTGACGGGCGAGCTGACCGCCTCCCCCGGAGCGAAGCAGCGGGTGGAACTGCAGGCCAAGACCCTCACGGTCCTGGGAACCGCCGATGCCGTCAAATATCCGCTCCAGAAGAAAGGGCACTCCTTCGAGTTCCTCCGCGAGATCGCCCACCTGCGGGCGCGGACGAACACGTTCGGTGCGATCGCCCGCGTCCGGAACTGCGTGTGCGATTCGATCCACCGCTTCTTCCAGTCCCGCGGCTTCCTCTACGTCCACACGCCGATCATCACGACGAGCGACTGCGAAGGGGCCGGCGAGATGTTCCAGGTGACGACGCTGGGAGTGGGTCGAGGGACTAGGGACGAGGGACTAGGGAAGGAGACGAGCGGACCGGTCACGGCCGCGGGTGCGGCTACTCCCTCCCTAGACCCTAGACCCTCGTCCCTAGACCCCTACGCCAACGACTTCTTCGGCAAGAAAGCCTCCCTCACGGTGAGCGGCCAGCTCGAAGGGGAGACCTTCGCCTGCGCCGTCGGGCCGGTCTACACCTTCGGCCCGACGTTCCGCGCCGAGAACTCGAACACGACGCGGCATTTGGCCGAGTTCTGGATGATCGAGCCGGAGATGCCGTTCTACGAGCTGCCGGACAACATGCAGCTCGCCGAGGAGTTCATCAAGACGATCGTCCGGGATGTCCTGGAGCGCTGCCCGGAGGACATGGCGTTCTTCAACGAGCGGATCGACAAGAACGTCCTGGCGACGCTGAACCATATCCTCGAGAAGGATTTTCGACGGGTCTCCTACACCGAGGCGATCGAGATCGTCACGCAGGCGGACCGGAAGTGGGAGTACCCCGTGAAGTGGGGGGACAACATGCAGGCCGAGCATGAGCGGTTCCTCACGGAGGAACACTTCAAGCAGCCGATTATCGTCTACGACTACCCCCGGACGCTGAAGCCGTTCTACATGAAGTGCAACGCCGACGGGAAAACTGTCCGGGCGATGGATGTCCTCGTTCCCGGCGTGGGCGAGATCATCGGCGGCAGCCAGCGCGAGGAGCAGCTCGACGTGCTGCTTCAGCGGATGGAGGAGTGCGATCTCAATCCGGAAGAGTACTGGTGGTACGTCGACCTGCGGCGGTACGGCACCGTGCCGCACAGCGGCTTCGGCCTGGGCCTGGAGCGGATCCTGCTCCTCGTCACCGGCATGCAGAACATCCGCGACGTGATCCCCTATCCGCGTTTTCCGAAGAGCGCGGAGTTCTAA
- a CDS encoding EVE domain-containing protein has product MPKSAPASETRYWLFKSEPDSYSIDDLKKDKSTFWSGVRNYQARNMLRDDIQVGDGVLFYHSSTEPMAIVGCAKVAKAGYADHTAFDPKDSHYDIKSKQDEPTWYMVDVKFVEKFPTPLTREMLKEDATLSKMVVMQKGSRLSIQPVTKEQWERVLKLAGAKAW; this is encoded by the coding sequence ATGCCGAAATCTGCGCCCGCGTCCGAAACCCGCTACTGGCTCTTCAAGTCCGAGCCCGATTCGTATTCGATCGATGACCTGAAGAAGGACAAGTCAACCTTCTGGTCCGGCGTCCGGAATTACCAGGCCCGCAACATGCTGCGGGATGACATCCAGGTCGGCGATGGCGTCCTGTTCTATCACAGCAGCACCGAGCCGATGGCGATCGTCGGGTGCGCGAAGGTCGCCAAGGCGGGATATGCCGACCACACCGCGTTCGATCCCAAGGACAGCCACTACGACATCAAGAGCAAGCAGGACGAGCCGACCTGGTACATGGTCGACGTGAAGTTCGTCGAAAAGTTCCCAACGCCGCTCACCCGAGAGATGCTGAAGGAAGACGCGACGCTCTCGAAGATGGTCGTCATGCAGAAAGGCTCCCGGCTCTCGATTCAGCCGGTGACGAAGGAGCAGTGGGAACGGGTGCTGAAGCTGGCGGGAGCGAAGGCGTGGTAG
- a CDS encoding lysylphosphatidylglycerol synthase transmembrane domain-containing protein codes for MVVPAVETSPKKSFWKSSVLQLAVGIVVSAICLYFAGRSLWNDPKARAELAVAFRTANYALLSVLWGLLAAFYWVKAWRWQMLLRPLGNFAITRECAPPMMIGFAFNNVLPAHLGEFVRIFVFACQHKVSNPAVFSTVALERVFDILAILAYLGIGLMSVKGVAPGVKSVAQVVGLVAAAGVLGAFAFVIWTRPVVRLAEGILSRLPFLPEGLRGKIVGLIEAGASGLAALKSPKTLLGILITSILQWGMNGLLIHLSLASFDVHVSPAVSLIVLGVVAFGVTVPSSPGYFGVIQLCFVEVLRHFPVNQPAVLAASVYYHMIQWVPVTIIGLLLFARSGVRLREVESAKATTADEADPPVEMST; via the coding sequence GTGGTAGTCCCCGCGGTTGAGACCTCGCCGAAGAAATCGTTCTGGAAATCCTCGGTACTGCAGCTGGCGGTGGGGATCGTCGTATCCGCCATCTGCCTGTACTTCGCGGGTCGGTCGCTGTGGAATGATCCCAAGGCGCGAGCCGAGTTGGCCGTCGCCTTTCGGACCGCCAACTACGCCCTGCTGTCAGTGCTGTGGGGACTGCTGGCGGCGTTCTACTGGGTGAAGGCGTGGCGGTGGCAGATGCTGCTGCGGCCTCTCGGCAATTTTGCCATCACCCGCGAGTGCGCGCCGCCGATGATGATCGGCTTTGCGTTCAACAACGTTCTCCCGGCGCACCTCGGCGAATTCGTCCGGATCTTTGTTTTCGCCTGCCAGCACAAGGTCTCCAACCCGGCGGTCTTCAGCACCGTGGCGCTGGAACGGGTCTTCGACATCCTGGCGATCCTGGCCTACCTCGGGATCGGCCTGATGTCGGTCAAGGGGGTCGCGCCCGGCGTGAAGTCGGTGGCTCAGGTCGTAGGGCTGGTCGCGGCGGCCGGCGTCCTGGGGGCGTTTGCGTTTGTGATCTGGACCCGGCCCGTTGTCCGACTCGCGGAGGGAATCCTGAGCCGGCTTCCGTTCCTTCCGGAAGGTCTGCGGGGGAAGATTGTGGGCCTGATCGAAGCCGGAGCCTCCGGCCTCGCCGCTCTGAAGAGTCCGAAGACGCTCCTGGGGATCCTCATCACTTCCATTCTCCAGTGGGGGATGAACGGACTCCTGATTCACCTCTCGCTGGCGAGCTTCGACGTCCACGTCTCGCCCGCGGTCTCGCTGATCGTTCTCGGCGTCGTGGCGTTCGGCGTGACGGTCCCTTCGTCGCCAGGCTACTTCGGCGTGATTCAGCTTTGCTTCGTCGAGGTGCTGCGGCACTTCCCGGTCAACCAGCCGGCGGTCCTCGCCGCGTCAGTCTACTACCACATGATCCAGTGGGTCCCGGTGACGATCATCGGGCTGCTGCTCTTCGCCCGGTCGGGAGTCCGACTCCGGGAAGTCGAGTCGGCCAAGGCGACGACCGCCGACGAAGCGGATCCGCCCGTGGAAATGTCCACCTGA